In Vanacampus margaritifer isolate UIUO_Vmar chromosome 9, RoL_Vmar_1.0, whole genome shotgun sequence, the following proteins share a genomic window:
- the LOC144057923 gene encoding thyrotropin-releasing hormone receptor-like, protein MDNLSTDNVTAGNDTSSAQHNQTLGVWQDYALEYKAVSVFLVTFICGMGMVGNIMVILVVLTTKHMRTPTNCYLVSLAAADLMVLTAAGLPNITDALRGQWVYGYAGCLGITYFQYLGINASSCSITAFTVERYIAICHPIKAQFLCTLSRAKKIITLVWALTSIYCIMWLFLSDTQTLVYDNVVLISCAYKVSRSQYLPIYFIDFAGFYVLPLMLATVLYGFIARILFLNPMPAEPKDNASKWRRGTSQVGGRMISANSSSSTTAASRRQVTKMLAVVVILFALLWMPYRTLVVVNSFLDKAYLDNWFLLFCRLCIYLNSAINPVIYNVMSQKFRTAFKKLCHCGRQRLEKPTSYSVALTYSVIKDMSNGESLDHFTTEMEELNTPSDHLVPTGISPTANQMLFEEPFLLGKGVQTKKETH, encoded by the exons ATGGACAACTTGAGCACAGACAACGTGACAGCGGGGAATGACACGTCTTCGGCGCAGCACAATCAAACCTTGGGTGTGTGGCAAGACTACGCGCTCGAGTACAAGGCAGTCAGTGTGTTTTTGGTGACCTTCATTTGCGGGATGGGAATGGTGGGCAACATAATGGTCATCCTGGTGGTGCTGACCACCAAACACATGCGAACTCCCACGAACTGTTATCTGGTGAGCCTGGCTGCAGCCGACTTGATGGTGCTGACCGCGGCCGGGCTGCCGAACATCACCGACGCCCTGCGCGGCCAGTGGGTGTACGGATACGCAGGTTGCCTGGGTATCACTTATTTCCAATATTTGGGAATTAACGCGTCCTCTTGTTCCATCACAGCATTCACGGTGGAGCGATACATCGCCATCTGTCACCCCATCAAGGCGCAGTTCCTGTGCACTTTATCTCGGGCTAAGAAGATCATCACGCTGGTGTGGGCGCTCACGTCCATCTATTGCATCATGTGGCTCTTTTTGTCAGACACCCAAACTTTGGTATATGACAACGTCGTGCTCATCAGCTGCGCCTACAAAGTATCCAGGAGTCAATACCTGCCCATTTACTTCATAGATTTTGCCGGTTTTTACGTGCTGCCCCTCATGCTGGCCACAGTTCTTTATGGATTCATCGCTAGGATACTTTTCCTAAACCCGATGCCCGCGGAGCCCAAAGACAACGCCAGCAAGTGGAGGAGAGGAACTAGTCAGGTGGGAGGAAGGATGATCAGCGCAAACTCCTCCAGCAGCACCACTGCTGCTTCCCGCAGGCAG GTAACCAAAATGTTGGCTGTGGTAGTGATCCTATTCGCCTTACTTTGGATGCCCTACCGGACCTTAGTAGTCGTCAACTCCTTCTTGGACAAAGCCTACCTGGACAACTGGTTCCTGCTCTTCTGCCGCCTCTGCATCTACTTGAACAGTGCCATCAACCCGGTCATCTACAACGTCATGTCTCAGAAGTTCCGCACTGCCTTTAAAAAGCTGTGTCACTGTGGGCGTCAGCGCCTGGAGAAACCTACTTCATACAGCGTGGCGCTCACCTACAGTGTCATCAAGGATATGTCCAACGGAGAAAGTCTTGACCACTTCACTACAGAAATGGAAGAGCTAAACACACCAAGCGACCACTTAGTACCCACTGGAATCTCGCCAACTGCCAATCAGATGTTGTTTGAAGAGCCCTTCCTTTTGGGGAAAGGCGTTCAAACTAAGAAAGAGACACACTGA